A DNA window from Pseudomonas wuhanensis contains the following coding sequences:
- a CDS encoding ABC transporter substrate-binding protein — MKKRVMFGALALSMLSLTAVAEDAKPIRLGIEAGYPPFSMKTPDGKLTGFDVDIGDALCEQMKVKCTWVEQEFDGLIPALKVKKIDAILSSMTITDDRKKNVDFTIKYYHTPARFVMKEGTDVKDPLTELKGKKVGVLRASTHDRFATEVLVPAGINLVRYGSQQEANLDMVAGRLDAMLADSVNLDDGFLKTDAGKGFAFVGPTYEDAKYFGGGAGIAVRKGDKELADKFNTAITEIRANGKYKQVQDKYFAFDVYGH, encoded by the coding sequence ATGAAGAAGCGAGTGATGTTCGGTGCCCTGGCACTGTCGATGTTGTCCCTGACCGCCGTGGCCGAAGACGCCAAGCCGATTCGCCTCGGTATCGAAGCCGGTTACCCGCCATTTTCGATGAAAACCCCGGACGGCAAACTCACCGGTTTCGACGTGGACATCGGCGATGCGTTGTGTGAGCAGATGAAAGTGAAGTGCACCTGGGTCGAGCAAGAGTTCGATGGCCTGATCCCGGCCCTGAAGGTCAAGAAAATCGACGCGATCCTGTCGTCCATGACCATCACTGACGATCGCAAGAAGAACGTCGATTTCACCATCAAGTACTACCACACCCCGGCGCGCTTCGTGATGAAGGAAGGCACCGACGTCAAGGACCCGCTGACCGAACTCAAAGGCAAGAAAGTCGGTGTGCTGCGCGCCAGTACCCACGACCGCTTCGCCACTGAAGTGCTGGTGCCGGCCGGGATCAATCTGGTGCGTTACGGTTCCCAGCAGGAAGCCAACCTGGACATGGTTGCCGGTCGCCTCGACGCAATGCTGGCCGACTCGGTCAACCTGGACGACGGTTTCCTGAAAACCGACGCCGGTAAAGGCTTCGCGTTTGTTGGCCCGACCTACGAAGACGCCAAGTACTTCGGCGGCGGTGCCGGCATCGCTGTGCGCAAGGGTGATAAAGAGCTGGCGGACAAATTCAACACCGCCATCACCGAAATCCGTGCCAACGGCAAGTACAAGCAAGTGCAGGACAAGTACTTCGCTTTTGATGTGTACGGCCATTAA
- a CDS encoding type 1 glutamine amidotransferase → MPTLNLIQHHPAEGPGAIAEWTRARGISLSVFRADLDQLPPVSAAPAILLGGPYESNAGPTWLEAERQWLAGSLDQDAPVFAICLGAQLLALSLGGNVRRMAHPETGWTTVTFADGQRLKVLEWHEDAIDLPADAQLLASSDVCEQQMYRVGATRVGLQFHPEWNAESVAILNEHFAEESPLPRGPQDSAAYQAVDDWLQATLDEWWNASSAHR, encoded by the coding sequence ATGCCCACGTTGAACCTGATCCAGCACCATCCAGCCGAAGGTCCTGGCGCCATTGCCGAATGGACCCGGGCCCGTGGCATTTCGCTGAGCGTGTTTCGCGCCGACCTCGACCAGTTGCCGCCGGTGAGCGCGGCACCCGCGATCCTGTTGGGTGGGCCTTACGAATCCAATGCTGGGCCGACGTGGCTGGAAGCGGAACGTCAGTGGCTGGCAGGCAGTCTCGATCAGGACGCGCCGGTGTTTGCGATTTGTCTGGGCGCGCAATTGCTGGCGCTGAGCCTGGGTGGCAATGTGCGGCGCATGGCTCATCCCGAAACGGGCTGGACCACCGTGACCTTTGCCGATGGCCAGAGGCTGAAGGTGCTGGAATGGCACGAAGACGCGATTGATCTACCGGCGGATGCACAGTTGCTGGCCAGCAGTGACGTGTGTGAGCAGCAGATGTACCGCGTCGGGGCGACGCGGGTGGGGTTGCAGTTCCACCCGGAGTGGAATGCCGAATCGGTGGCGATTCTCAATGAGCACTTTGCCGAGGAATCGCCGTTGCCTCGGGGACCACAGGATAGCGCCGCCTATCAAGCCGTCGATGATTGGTTGCAGGCGACGCTGGATGAATGGTGGAACGCTTCATCAGCTCATCGCTGA
- a CDS encoding rhodanese-like domain-containing protein codes for MPSLVREIPAAPSAIALMHFSNRLTFETDCSDVYGSQQAGEVDFVLVDVRGPLAFERGHVPGAINIPGRLITADGLAAYSKSTLFVVYCAGPHCNGANKAAVKLAALGYPVKEMIGGVTGWLDEGFELSVAVQPVVAMPISCEC; via the coding sequence ATGCCCAGCCTGGTTCGCGAAATTCCTGCTGCCCCGTCCGCCATTGCCCTGATGCATTTCAGCAATCGTCTGACCTTCGAGACCGATTGTTCCGACGTCTATGGCAGCCAACAGGCCGGCGAGGTGGATTTTGTCCTGGTCGACGTGCGTGGACCGTTAGCGTTTGAGCGCGGGCATGTGCCGGGCGCGATCAACATTCCGGGGCGACTGATCACGGCTGATGGCCTGGCGGCTTATTCGAAGTCCACGTTGTTCGTGGTCTATTGCGCAGGGCCCCATTGCAACGGCGCCAACAAGGCCGCGGTGAAACTGGCGGCGCTGGGTTACCCGGTCAAGGAGATGATTGGCGGGGTGACCGGGTGGCTGGATGAGGGGTTTGAATTGAGTGTTGCGGTGCAACCTGTCGTTGCGATGCCCATAAGTTGTGAATGCTGA
- the ftrA gene encoding transcriptional regulator FtrA, with protein sequence MQPTPGLVAILAYDGLCTFEFGIAVEIFGLARPEFDFPWYEHRIVAVDPGPMRAMGGIQVLADGGMELLEEARTIIIPGWRDRSAAVPEPLLAALRQAHARGARLLSICSGVFVLAATGLLDGHGATTHWRYTAELAERFPDIQVDPDVLYVDSGQLITSAGSAAGIDACLHLVARDFGTQVANSVARRLVMSPQRTGGQAQFIPSPVSPTPRSDLSRVMQWARERLHEPLEVRDLASEAAMSERTFLRRFTEASGLPPKAWLQHERLARARELLESTRQNTEQIAQHCGYRSVESFRVAFRSVVGVPPSVYRERFGREVKAIS encoded by the coding sequence ATGCAGCCCACCCCTGGATTGGTCGCGATTCTGGCCTACGACGGCCTCTGCACGTTCGAATTCGGCATCGCCGTGGAGATCTTCGGTCTGGCACGGCCGGAGTTCGATTTCCCTTGGTATGAGCATCGTATTGTCGCTGTCGACCCAGGGCCGATGCGCGCCATGGGCGGCATTCAGGTGCTGGCCGACGGCGGGATGGAACTGCTGGAGGAGGCCCGGACCATTATCATTCCCGGTTGGCGCGATCGCAGCGCGGCGGTGCCTGAACCTTTGCTCGCCGCCCTGCGCCAGGCCCATGCCCGGGGCGCGCGATTGCTGTCGATCTGTTCCGGGGTATTCGTCCTGGCGGCCACCGGTTTGCTCGACGGTCACGGCGCCACGACACACTGGCGCTACACCGCTGAACTGGCCGAACGTTTTCCGGACATTCAAGTGGACCCGGATGTGCTCTATGTCGATTCCGGCCAATTGATCACCTCGGCCGGCAGCGCCGCGGGCATCGATGCCTGCCTGCACCTGGTCGCGCGGGATTTCGGCACTCAGGTGGCCAACTCGGTGGCGCGACGGTTGGTGATGTCGCCGCAACGCACCGGCGGTCAGGCGCAGTTCATTCCGTCACCGGTCAGCCCGACGCCACGCAGCGATCTGTCGCGGGTCATGCAATGGGCACGGGAACGTCTGCACGAACCGCTGGAGGTTCGCGACCTTGCCAGCGAGGCGGCCATGAGTGAGCGCACGTTCCTGCGGCGCTTCACCGAAGCCAGCGGCCTGCCGCCCAAGGCATGGTTGCAACATGAGCGCCTGGCCCGGGCCCGCGAGTTGCTGGAGAGCACCCGCCAGAACACCGAGCAGATTGCCCAGCACTGCGGTTATCGATCGGTGGAGAGTTTCCGGGTGGCGTTTCGCAGCGTGGTCGGCGTGCCACCGTCGGTGTATCGGGAGCGGTTTGGGCGTGAGGTAAAGGCGATTTCTTGA
- the cobF gene encoding precorrin-6A synthase (deacetylating): MKKLLVIGVGAGNPDYITMQAVKALNRVDVFFLMDKGQSKDKLIDLRREICERYITDHDYRFVEAHSPERERGDVDYKASVEDLNRAKQQTFERLINEEMTDDQCGGFLVWGDPALYDSTIRILQAILASGRCVFEFEVIPGITSVQALAAQHKVPLNRIGRSIEITTGRRLAAGQVSDADSLVVMLDAQDAYHHVADQETEIYWGAYLGTPDEILISGKLKDVADEIERVRKAARLAHGWIMDTYLLRKS; encoded by the coding sequence ATGAAAAAACTTCTGGTCATCGGTGTCGGCGCCGGCAACCCCGACTACATCACCATGCAGGCGGTGAAGGCGCTGAACCGTGTCGATGTGTTTTTCCTCATGGACAAGGGCCAGAGCAAAGACAAACTGATCGACCTGCGCCGCGAGATCTGTGAGCGCTACATCACCGATCACGACTACCGCTTTGTCGAAGCCCATAGCCCGGAGCGGGAGCGCGGGGATGTGGACTACAAGGCCAGCGTCGAAGATCTGAACCGCGCGAAGCAGCAGACCTTCGAGCGGCTGATCAACGAGGAAATGACTGACGACCAGTGCGGCGGTTTTCTGGTGTGGGGTGATCCCGCGTTGTACGACAGCACCATTCGGATTCTGCAGGCGATTCTGGCGTCAGGCCGGTGTGTGTTCGAGTTCGAGGTGATCCCCGGAATCACCAGCGTGCAGGCGTTGGCGGCGCAACATAAGGTGCCGCTGAATCGCATCGGTCGCTCGATTGAAATCACCACCGGCCGGCGGTTGGCGGCGGGGCAGGTGAGTGACGCCGACAGCCTGGTGGTGATGCTGGATGCGCAAGATGCCTACCATCACGTGGCCGATCAGGAGACGGAGATTTACTGGGGGGCTTACCTGGGGACGCCGGATGAAATCCTGATCAGTGGCAAACTCAAGGATGTCGCGGATGAGATTGAGCGAGTGCGCAAGGCGGCGCGGCTGGCGCATGGGTGGATCATGGATACCTATCTGTTGCGAAAGTCTTGA
- a CDS encoding histidine phosphatase family protein: MQATRLTLMCHARTVAQKLACFPTNEPLEMDWQSAKGSRCRQFKGTPRLLCGPERRTRQTAELFGGDVEIVAALADCDFGRWKGTSIDDLQTSEPQMLQAWLNDPTSAPHGGESVSQLGERVAAWLSTLEATPGHIVAITHPFVIRAALMQVLQGAAFNQIDVEPLSAIELRFNGRWRLRLMGTEPEGAR, encoded by the coding sequence GTGCAGGCGACCCGCTTGACCCTGATGTGCCACGCTCGAACCGTCGCACAAAAATTGGCGTGTTTTCCTACGAATGAGCCGTTGGAAATGGATTGGCAATCGGCGAAGGGTTCGCGTTGCCGCCAGTTCAAGGGCACACCCCGTTTGCTCTGTGGCCCTGAACGGCGGACCCGGCAAACCGCTGAGCTGTTTGGCGGCGACGTGGAGATTGTCGCGGCACTGGCAGATTGCGATTTCGGGCGCTGGAAAGGCACGTCGATCGACGACCTGCAAACATCCGAACCGCAGATGCTGCAGGCCTGGCTCAATGACCCGACCTCGGCGCCTCACGGTGGAGAATCGGTGTCGCAACTCGGTGAGCGGGTGGCTGCGTGGTTGAGTACCCTTGAGGCGACGCCGGGGCATATCGTTGCCATCACCCATCCTTTTGTCATTCGCGCCGCACTGATGCAGGTGTTGCAGGGGGCGGCGTTCAACCAGATCGACGTCGAACCGTTGTCGGCCATCGAGTTGCGGTTCAACGGTCGCTGGCGGTTACGCTTGATGGGCACGGAACCTGAGGGAGCACGTTGA
- a CDS encoding MurR/RpiR family transcriptional regulator, producing the protein MPSLRDLITDPGLELTPSERKVIRALLDQYPRNGLGPMSRLAEHAGVSDPTIVRLVKKLGFSGYADFQEALLSDMDDRLRSPSTLLQPRAHLKKDDPWDYYLANSHRALVDTQALTQPEDVRILIEWLLDTRHQVHCFGGRFSSFLANYLLNHLRLLRPGCFALEDNAQLPDRLFDVQRQDVVLVFDYRRYQSQALRVANAAKSRHARVVLFTDIYASPLREMADLIISAPVESASAFDSMVPALAQVEALVACLSLRSPDLAERLEGIDALRTDFDTHLLEDK; encoded by the coding sequence ATGCCCTCTCTCAGAGACCTGATCACCGATCCCGGCCTGGAACTCACGCCATCGGAACGCAAAGTCATACGTGCCTTGCTGGATCAGTACCCGCGTAACGGGCTGGGCCCGATGTCACGTCTGGCCGAACATGCCGGTGTCAGCGATCCGACCATCGTGCGGTTGGTAAAGAAGCTTGGTTTCAGCGGTTATGCCGACTTTCAGGAAGCCTTGCTCAGCGACATGGATGACCGCCTGCGCTCCCCCAGTACCCTGTTGCAACCCCGCGCCCATCTCAAGAAAGATGATCCCTGGGACTATTATTTGGCGAACAGTCATCGGGCATTGGTCGATACCCAGGCGCTGACTCAACCCGAAGATGTACGAATTCTGATCGAATGGCTGCTCGACACCCGCCATCAGGTCCATTGCTTTGGCGGCCGCTTCAGCAGTTTCCTCGCCAACTATTTGCTCAACCATCTGCGCCTGCTGCGGCCCGGTTGTTTTGCCCTGGAAGACAACGCGCAATTGCCGGACCGGCTGTTCGACGTGCAGCGTCAGGACGTGGTGCTGGTGTTCGACTATCGCCGCTACCAGTCCCAGGCCCTGCGGGTCGCCAATGCTGCGAAGAGCCGGCATGCGCGGGTCGTGCTGTTCACCGATATCTACGCGTCACCGCTGCGGGAAATGGCCGACCTGATCATCAGCGCACCGGTGGAATCGGCGTCGGCCTTCGACTCGATGGTTCCGGCGCTGGCCCAGGTTGAAGCACTGGTTGCCTGTCTGTCTCTGCGCAGCCCCGATCTCGCCGAGCGCCTGGAAGGCATCGATGCCCTGCGGACCGACTTCGACACTCACCTGCTGGAGGATAAATAA